A single Danio aesculapii chromosome 19, fDanAes4.1, whole genome shotgun sequence DNA region contains:
- the ndufv1 gene encoding NADH dehydrogenase [ubiquinone] flavoprotein 1, mitochondrial has protein sequence MLSCLGSPALSRVLSSGVSRAPVAVAVAGASRSSVSSTSAPHCRTLLRYSSTAQQETPKKTKFGPLADQDRIFTNLYGRHDWRLKGALRRGDWYKTKEILDKGVDWILNEIKTSGLRGRGGAGFPTGMKWSFMNKPSDGRPKYLVVNADEGEPGTCKDREIMRNDPHKLIEGCLVAGRAMGARAAYIYIRGEFYNESSNLQVAINEAYAAGLIGKNACGSGYDFDVFVMRGAGAYICGEETALIESIEGKQGKPRLKPPFPADVGVFGCPTTVANVETVAVAPTICRRGGTWFAGFGRERNSGTKLFNISGHVNTPCTVEEEMSIPLKELIERHAGGVRGGWDNLLCVIPGGSSTPLIPQHVCDTVLMDFDALIQAQTGLGTAALIVMDKSTDVIRAIARLIEFYKHESCGQCTPCREGVDWMNKMMWRFVKGDARSAEIDMIWEISKQIEGHTICALGDGAAWPVQGLIRHFRPLMESRIADFQQKQQARA, from the exons ATGTTGTCGTGTCTCGGCTCTCCAGCTCTTAGTCGGGTTCTGAGCAGCGGGGTGTCCCGTGCTCCTGTGGCTGTGGCTGTAGCTGGAGCCTCACGCAGCTCTGTGTCCTCCACCTCTGCTCCACACTGCAGGACTCTGCTCCGCTACAGCAGCACAGCTCAACAG GAAACACCCAAGAAGACCAAATTTGGGCCTCTTGCCGACCAGGACAGAATATTCACTAACCTGTATGGACGCCATGATTGGAG ACTGAAGGGTGCCCTGAGGAGAGGTGACTGGTACAAGACCAAGGAGATTCTGGATAAAGGAGTGGACTGGATCCTGAATGAGATTAAGACCTCCGGGCTGCGGGGAAGAGGAGGTGCTGGATTCCCAACAGGGATGAAGTGGAGCTTCATGAACAAGCCCAGTGACGGCAG GCCTAAATATCTGGTGGTAAATGCTGACGAAGGAGAGCCTGGGACATGTAAGGACAGAGAGATCATGCGTAATGATCCCCACAAGCTGATCGAGGGCTGCCTGGTCGCCGGCAGGGCCATGGGAGCTCGAGCTGCCTACATCTACATCCGCGGAGAGTTTTACAATGAGTCCTCCAACCTGCAG GTGGCCATTAATGAGGCTTATGCAGCCGGGCTGATCGGTAAAAATGCGTGTGGCTCCGGTTATGATTTTGACGTGTTTGTGATGCGTGGAGCGGGAGCTTATATCTGTGGCGAGGAGACTGCTCTGATCGAGTCCATCGAGGGGAAACAGGGAAAACCTCGTCTCAAACCCCCTTTCCCTGCTGATGTGG GCGTGTTTGGCTGTCCCACGACTGTTGCTAATGTTGAGACCGTAGCGGTGGCACCAACCATCTGCCGTCGTGGTGGCACATGGTTTGCAGGTTTTGGCCGAGAAAGAAACTCCGGCACCAAGCTCTTCAACATTTCAGGCCACGTCAACACCCCCTGTACAGTGGAAGAAGAGATGTCCATTCCCCTCAAGGAGCTGATCGAAAGACATGCAG GTGGTGTCCGGGGTGGTTGGGATAATCTCCTGTGTGTCATTCCCGGAGGATCCTCCACACCACTCATCCCACAACATGTGTGCGACACCGTTCTCATGGATTTCGATGCCCTCATTCAGGCTCAGACTGGTCTCGGCACTGCAGCACTTATTGTCATGGATAAATCG ACTGACGTTATCCGAGCTATCGCCCGTTTGATTGAATTCTACAAGCATGAGAGCTGTGGGCAGTGCACTCCTTGCAGAGAGG GAGTGGACTGGATGAACAAGATGATGTGGCGCTTCGTGAAAGGCGACGCGCGGTCAGCAGAGATAGACATGATCTGGGAGATCAGCAAGCAGATTGAGGGACACACCATCTGCGCTTTAGGAGACGGAGCCGCATGGCCTGTTCAG GGCTTGATCCGTCACTTCCGCCCTTTGATGGAGAGCAGAATCGCAGACTTCCAACAGAAACAGCAGGCACGCGCTTGA